In the Helianthus annuus cultivar XRQ/B chromosome 11, HanXRQr2.0-SUNRISE, whole genome shotgun sequence genome, one interval contains:
- the LOC110888427 gene encoding CCR4-NOT transcription complex subunit 3-like — MPSLQAYCQKLKEIAGQLADVESPVNENRLVIQLVRGLPPEYDTVAAQLNQSLPSWEVAVNLLDLEERRQLARETPPIVAAAIEPPPPAPANDQQPQRRDTGPRGPSRFSSQNRRNNGPRPNRNNNNNTPQQSQAHGTTNPNRNGPWNNSQPYGPAPSHNFGPAPWWATAYGPPTGWAPPPCLYPTQSGWATPWQQ, encoded by the coding sequence ATGCCTTCTCTCCAAGCATATTGCCAGAAGCTAAAGGAAATTGCTGGGCAATTAGCTGATGTTGAAAGCCCGGTAAACGAAAACCGTTTGGTCATTCAGCTTGTTCGCGGACTCCCTCCGGAGTATGACACTGTAGCCGCTCAACTCAACCAGTCACTCCCATCTTGGGAGGTGGCTGTTAACTTGCTAGATCTGGAAGAACGCCGTCAATTGGCTCGAGAAACTCCACCAATTGTCGCTGCCGCCATTGAACCACCCCCACCCGCTCCTGCTAATGACCAACAACCTCAACGTCGTGATACCGGGCCACGTGGGCCATCTAGGTTTTCCAGCCAGAACCGTCGTAACAATGGGCCGAGACccaaccgcaacaacaacaacaacactcCGCAGCAATCTCAGGCCCACGGTACAACAAACCCAAACCGTAATGGACCCTGGAACAATTCTCAGCCGTATGGGCCTGCTCCTTCTCATAACTTTGGACCTGCACCCTGGTGGGCCACCGCTTATGGGCCACCTACGGGCTGGGCTCCTCCACCATGTCTATACCCAACCCAATCGGGTTGGGCCACACCTTGGCAACAATAA